One window of the Zea mays cultivar B73 chromosome 3, Zm-B73-REFERENCE-NAM-5.0, whole genome shotgun sequence genome contains the following:
- the LOC103650824 gene encoding NAC domain-containing protein 10 produces the protein MEGRRPGAPVAGLPIGFRFRPTDEELLLHYLRRKALACPLPAGVIPDADLARLHPWDLLPAAAPGGSGADADGERFFFHRPATQCWRKGGGAARAAGTGVWRPSGKETLVLSPRCKRPVGTKRTLVFCPRRGRARTHWAMHEYRLLPAGLHPYGCAAGAGANAPPPTNVSSHGGDAAADWVVCRIFRRARPAHRARLGGGAREELEEEHAAEESPSSCVTDASETLDQEEDDGDEGSSSSTVASSN, from the exons ATGGAGGGCCGGCGGCCGGGCGCGCCCGTGGCGGGCCTGCCCATCGGCTTCCGCTTCCGCCCCACCGACGAGGAGCTGCTGCTGCACTACCTCCGCCGCAAGGCGCTGGCCTGCCCGCTCCCCGCCGGCGTCATCCCCGACGCCGACCTCGCGCGCCTCCACCCGTGGGACCTCCTCCCCGCCGCCGCACCAG GGGGATCCGGAGCCGACGCCGACGGGGAGCGCTTCTTCTTCCACCGCCCGGCGACGCAGTGCTGGCGCAAGGGCggcggcgcggccagggcggccgGCACCGGCGTCTGGAGGCCGTCCGGCAAGGAGACCCTCGTCCTGTCCCCGCGCTGCAAGCGCCCCGTCGGCACCAAGCGGACGCTCGTATTCTGCCCCCGCCGCGGCCGCGCCCGCACCCACTGGGCCATGCACGAGTACCGCCTCCTCCCCGCCGGCCTCCACCCCTATGGCTgcgccgccggcgccggcgccaacGCGCCTCCGCCCACTAAT GTGAGCTCCCACGGCGGCGACGCGGCGGCCGACTGGGTGGTCTGCCGCATTTTCAGGAGGGCCAGGCCGGCCCACCGCGCCCGCCTTGGTGGTGGCGCCAGGGAGGAACTAGAAGAGGAGCACGCGGCGGAGGAGAGCCCGTCGTCCTGCGTCACCGACGCCTCCGAGACCCTCGACCAGGAAGAGGATGACGGCgacgaagggagcagcagcagcaCCGTCGCCTCCTCTAACTGA
- the LOC100285301 gene encoding rieske domain containing protein gives MTELECRVAACGRTMMDGMFRPAVHLQISKEFTGREPINVSASLPHARSCRFIANLWPWTFQHAPPPRHHHPAPLLLLKPTPSRSPPRHSPPVPMAAVTTATAAASSSSFLHRRSPACLRATLRAAPRHCRNSSSRLACRAAEVSGAESSSAAAEGAGGGGGASWVPVVPLAALPRGERRVIVQDGEEILLLWYKNQVFAIENRSPAEGAYTEGLLNAKLTQDGCIVCPSTDSTFDLRTGEIKEWYPKNPVLRALTPALRKLFTYRVKTDEENIYISFSGADGAGSAEIIFSGKAQPGVTASDVNVEEVRMVVDEDVGGFGFTSDNELINGKAAIIGFLLLIDFELLTGKGLLKGTGFLDFIYAVSGAFN, from the exons ATGACCGAGCTCGAGTGCCGAGTGGCAGCTTGCGGGAGGACAATGATGGATGGCATGTTTCGTCCTGCTGTGCATTTGCAGATTTCAAAGGAGTTCACTGGACGGGAACCTATAAATGTGTCCGCTTCTCTTCCCCACGCCCGGTCTTGTCGCTTTATCGCCAACCTGTGGCCATGGACGTTCCAGCACGCACCACCACCACGGCACCACCACCctgcccccctcctcctgctcaaACCCACCCCCTCTCGCTCGCCtccccgccactcccctcccgtcCCTATGGCGGCCGTTACCACAGCCACTGCCGCCGcgtcctcctcctccttcctCCACCGCCGAAGCCCCGCCTGCCTGCGCGCCACGCTCCGCGCCGCGCCGCGGCACTGCCGCAACTCCAGCTCCAGGCTCGCCTGCCGCGCCGCCGAGGTGTCCGGGGCCGAGTCGTCCTCGGCCGCGGCGGAGGGCGCGGGAGGAGGCGGGGGCGCGTCGTGGGTGCCCGTGGTGCCGCTCGCCGCGCTGCCGCGCGGAGAGCGCCGCGTGATCGTGCAGGACGGGGAGGAGATCCTGCTGCTCTGGTACAAGAACCAGGTCTTCGCCATCGAGAACCGGTCGCCAGCGGAGGGCGCCTacaccgagggcctcctcaacgcCAAGCTCACGCAG GACGGGTGCATTGTTTGTCCATCAACAGACAGCACATTTGACCTTCGCACCGGGGAGATAAAAGAATGGTATCCGAAAAACCCTGTCCTACGGGCTCTTACGCCAGCCTTGAGGAAACTATTCACCTACCGCGTGAAAACAGACGAAGAAAACATATACATCAGCTTCAGCGGAGCCGACGGTGCGGGGTCAGCGGAGATTATATTCAGCGGGAAAGCTCAGCCTGGTGTGACTGCATCGGATGTCAATGTGGAAGAG GTGAGGATGGTCGTCGACGAGGATGTCGGAGGCTTCGGCTTCACCAGTGACAACGAGCTGATCAACGGAAAAGCCGCCATAATCGGCTTCCTCCTGCTGATCGATTTCGAGCTTCTAACTGGCAAGGGCCTTCTCAAGGGGACGGGGTTCTTGGACTTCATCTACGCAGTTTCGGGAGCTTTCAACTGA